The nucleotide window TTTAATTTTAAGGACTCAATTTCAAGACTAATGTTTTTTGTGGTCAGTGATTGGATTTGATTTTCAAGGTCTTTTAATTTAGATTCTTTTTTTAAAAAACGACGTGATTTTTTGCCGTTTTTTTCATTATTTTCTGTTTCAGTTTCTATTTTTTGGGCTGAATTTTCAAGGTTATTTTCGACTGACTCACTAGAAATTTTTTCAGATTCTTGTTGTTCACTGTTGTTTAGATTAGTTTTTTTATCTTCAGAATTCTCAAAAATCATTATTATTCCTTTCTATTTTTGTTTTTATTTGATAGAAAATCTTCTAAAAGTTTTATGCCTGTTCGCGCTGCAGAATAATTAATTTTTTTCGTTGATCCTATCATGCTAATTTCCTTGATTGCAAAGGATTTTTCAAGTTTTTTTGAGATAAATGAGGTTTCAGGCGATTCTATACTGATTTTTAAGGTTTCATCTTCAGTGGTAGTTTTTTCGTCTAGCATTTCTCAAATCGACTTTTTTTCAATCAAATTAAGCAAATCAACAAGTCTGGTTCTAGAAATTTCGCTATCTAAGATTAACATATTTTTATTATAAACGTCTGATTTATTTTGGATTTGGAAGTTAAAAATTTTGTGTATAAAATGATGCAAAAGTTCATCGCTATGCTTAATTTGTTTTTCTAATTCTTGTTTTAAAATTATTAATTTTGATGAAACTTCTGCTAATGGAGTATTTATTAGTCTTTGTTGAAATAGGCGAATTGCAATTTTGACATCCTGCAGCGAAATTGAATGTGAAAATGTGATTTTTTTATTTTCAACACTACCACTAGAGCTAACAACGACGACAATTCCTTCATTTTGCGATATTTGTGTCAAATTTATTGACATTAAACGGTCATTTTCGTTGCTTGTTGTGGTGATTATTGTGGTGCCAACCGATTCAGAAATCAATTTAAAGGCTTCAGAAATTGTATTTTCAATGCTAACACGTCGGCGCGCAAACAAGTCTTTTAGTTTATTTGCTAAAATTTCGTTTTCGTCGAATGACAAAAATTCAGCATAGTACTGAAACCCTCTTAGTGTTGGAATTCTACCGCTTGAAATGTGAGGTTTTTCCAAAAAACCATCTTTTTCAAGTTGATTCATTACCATTCTAAGGTGTGAAGAGGATTTTTTTATGCTGTAATTTTGTTTTAAAGCGTTTGAACCGATTGATTCTCCGGTTTTAATAAAATTTTCAACTATCTGCTTTAAATATTTTTCTTTTTTAGCATCTAACCTTGACATTGTTGTTAAATTATAACAAAAAAAACTGAAAAATAATTAATTTTAGTAGTGTGAAAATTTAAATTTTGTTTCTTAATTTTTTAAGGCTTCTTCAATTGTTTCAATCAGTAATTCTGCTGGAGCGTATTCAAATTTTTTGAAAATTGGCTTACCGTTTTTGAAAACGAAGTGAGTTGGAACAAAAAGAACTTCGTATTCAGTGTCTTTTTTTCTAAATAATTGCGCTTCTTCTGCATTAACCTGAATTAATTTTACATCAGTTCTATTTTTAAAGTACTCGGAAAGTTCTTCATTAACAGGTTCTTGCATTTTGCAATCACCACACCAGTCAACCGCAAATTCTAAGTAAACAACCCCAGTTTTAATTTCTTCTTGGGCGTCTTTTCATAGCATTTTTTTCATTTTTAGCTCCTTTTCTTCTGGATAAATGTTATGAATTATAACAGAAACATTGGGTTCTTTATCAAAAATACGGAAAATCTTTTTTTTGATATTTTTTTGAGTTTTTTGTTGTAATTCTTTCAAAATTTTATCATTTATTTTCTTAATATTCGAAAAATTATCAAAAATAATTTTTCGAATTATCTCGTGATATGACTCACGATTTTCACGGCTTAAAATTCCGTGATCAGTTATTTCAACTTTTGAGACAATCTTTTTTGAAACAGGATTGAACAAAAAGGAAACAATTATCAATCCATCTTGAGACAGTGATTCGCGCTCTTTTAGCACTTCAAAAGAAACATCGCCAATTCCATAGCCTGAAATATAAATTTCATCTTGACCTTTTGTCAGTTTTTTACGTGAAAATAAATTTCCGTCAATAAAATTAGCTATCCTTTTATTTTGTAAAATAATTGTGTTTTGCCTATTTATTTTATTATTAGCGGCAATATTTGAAGCAACAACTAAATATCGATAAAGTCCTTGAATTGGAATAAAATAT belongs to Mesomycoplasma ovipneumoniae and includes:
- a CDS encoding heat-inducible transcriptional repressor HrcA; amino-acid sequence: MSRLDAKKEKYLKQIVENFIKTGESIGSNALKQNYSIKKSSSHLRMVMNQLEKDGFLEKPHISSGRIPTLRGFQYYAEFLSFDENEILANKLKDLFARRRVSIENTISEAFKLISESVGTTIITTTSNENDRLMSINLTQISQNEGIVVVVSSSGSVENKKITFSHSISLQDVKIAIRLFQQRLINTPLAEVSSKLIILKQELEKQIKHSDELLHHFIHKIFNFQIQNKSDVYNKNMLILDSEISRTRLVDLLNLIEKKSIWEMLDEKTTTEDETLKISIESPETSFISKKLEKSFAIKEISMIGSTKKINYSAARTGIKLLEDFLSNKNKNRKE